A genome region from Euphorbia lathyris chromosome 4, ddEupLath1.1, whole genome shotgun sequence includes the following:
- the LOC136225563 gene encoding LOB domain-containing protein 15 isoform X2: MGRRHMLGPPGTLNTITPCAACKLLRRRCAQECPFSPYFSPHEPQKFASVHKVFGASNVSKMLMEVPESQRADAANSLVYEANVRLRDPVYGCMGAISALQQQVQSLQSELNAVRAEILKFKYREANILQSSHHIPILLSSGPPVSVSIAAPPPPTPPPPPPPPPPPPTSSSSSSLYTTIADFTSISNDNVSYFG, encoded by the exons ATGGGAAGAAGACACATGTTGGGTCCTCCAGGAACCCTAAATACAATAACTCCTTGTGCTGCTTGTAAGCTTTTAAGAAGAAGATGTGCTCAAGAATGTCctttttctccttatttttcACCTCATGAACCTCAGAAATTTGCTTCTGTTCATAAAGTTTTTGGTGCCAGCAATGTTTCCAAGATGCTTATG GAGGTACCGGAGAGCCAAAGAGCGGATGCAGCAAATAGTCTAGTATATGAAGCAAATGTGAGATTAAGAGATCCAGTATATGGATGTATGGGTGCAATTTCAGCATTACAACAACAAGTCCAATCTTTACAATCTGAACTTAATGCAGTAAGAGCTGAAATTCTCAAATTCAAATATAGAGAAGCTAACATTTTACAATCTTCTCATCATATTCCTATTTTACTTTCTTCTGGACCACCTGTTTCTGTTTCTATAGCTGCACCACCACCCCCGACTCCTCCCCCTCCGCCCCCGCCTCCCCCGCCTCCTCCcacttcctcctcctcttcctccttGTATACCACTATTGCAGATTTTACCTCCATTTCTAATGACAATGTCTCCTACTTTGGTTAG
- the LOC136225563 gene encoding LOB domain-containing protein 15 isoform X1 has protein sequence MSRERERFEEIGKKIKREADYALSQMGRRHMLGPPGTLNTITPCAACKLLRRRCAQECPFSPYFSPHEPQKFASVHKVFGASNVSKMLMEVPESQRADAANSLVYEANVRLRDPVYGCMGAISALQQQVQSLQSELNAVRAEILKFKYREANILQSSHHIPILLSSGPPVSVSIAAPPPPTPPPPPPPPPPPPTSSSSSSLYTTIADFTSISNDNVSYFG, from the exons ATGTCCAGAGAAAG GGAGAGATTTGAGGAGATAGGGAAGAAGATAAAGAGAGAAGCAGATTATGCCTTATCTCAGATGGGAAGAAGACACATGTTGGGTCCTCCAGGAACCCTAAATACAATAACTCCTTGTGCTGCTTGTAAGCTTTTAAGAAGAAGATGTGCTCAAGAATGTCctttttctccttatttttcACCTCATGAACCTCAGAAATTTGCTTCTGTTCATAAAGTTTTTGGTGCCAGCAATGTTTCCAAGATGCTTATG GAGGTACCGGAGAGCCAAAGAGCGGATGCAGCAAATAGTCTAGTATATGAAGCAAATGTGAGATTAAGAGATCCAGTATATGGATGTATGGGTGCAATTTCAGCATTACAACAACAAGTCCAATCTTTACAATCTGAACTTAATGCAGTAAGAGCTGAAATTCTCAAATTCAAATATAGAGAAGCTAACATTTTACAATCTTCTCATCATATTCCTATTTTACTTTCTTCTGGACCACCTGTTTCTGTTTCTATAGCTGCACCACCACCCCCGACTCCTCCCCCTCCGCCCCCGCCTCCCCCGCCTCCTCCcacttcctcctcctcttcctccttGTATACCACTATTGCAGATTTTACCTCCATTTCTAATGACAATGTCTCCTACTTTGGTTAG